The Polypterus senegalus isolate Bchr_013 chromosome 1, ASM1683550v1, whole genome shotgun sequence genomic sequence TGTGTTGCTTTTGATCTGaaccctccaaaactttgtaacagttGTAACCACCAGGGGGCCTCCCTGAGCTCCAAACCTCAGATACAGTGAAGCCCAATACACATGtaggtttaaataaaagatatttattagaCCTTAGTACATTTCCAAAATCACCCTTCCAAAGATTTGTCACaatatacacaaaataaacaaattcttcCACTACCACCTGCTGTATTGGGGGTGGAACTGCCCCCAACTTCCGCTGgtccaaacaacaacaacaacatttatttatatagtacattttcatacaaataatgtagctttacatgatgaagaaaagagacaaaaaagacaaagtaagaattaaaataagacaacactaattagcatagaataagagtaaggtccgacggCCAGggagtacaaaaaaaacaaaaaacaaaaaaaactccagacggctggagagaaaaagtaaaatctgtagggattccagactatgagaccacccagtcccctctgggcattctacctaacataaatgaaagagtcctctttgtatttagggttctcacggaaggacttgatgatgatggtcagacTTCCAGCCAGacacaaagttattatctgtctGTCCTTCAGTTCTGGCCTCCTGTCCTTGTAAGGAACTGTCCCTCTGTTCTCATCCTGCACGGTACAACactaaaaatcaaacaattacattcaaatcaaattgaaattactacttttaTTGGGTCTGctacagggtgaaattatatttataccccaAATTTCTACTGTTCCTACTAATTTACATTTTCAGGTCAAAGTaatacagtttcctgtaaaaGTATGCTTTGCAATGATCATCACTAAAAGACAAGGTCGGTCACTAGGAAGAGCAGGAATTCATCTACGGCAGGAATGAAAATTGAAAATTGTGTCTAGCATATTCCAGAGAGAGGAGATCCAGTGAATTGATAATATTAGTcccagtaaaaaaataaaaaaagaaacaaacatcttATACACAAACAGGGCCATTGTTGATCTAGTGCATCCTCAGAGGTTCCATATCCTCCATGATTTGGTCAAGCCAGTGCTTCTTGGGTCTTCCATGCAGGCTTAACCGTAGGACTGTCTTAGCCACTGAGTGGTGTTGCTCCAGACTATGTGACCATACCATCAAAGTCGTGCTCCATGCATCTTCTCATTGATCAGTACTACGTTCATGATCTTGCTGACATCTTCGATCATGACATGGTCAAACTGGGTGAGGCCAAGGACCCATTGTAGGACCAAGGCCAGATATAtatacaggatggtccagatctaattatgcagaaccagatcgtctggatgactttgatttatggggacgattccagttcggtgcgaagtcaattcttcatgtcgtcagttctatgtgataaacttaataaattatagcgcaatgaaaattgcataattagatctggaccaccctatatataggtaaatcaatGAGATAACAAGTCAAAAAGGGTTGGGGCACATAGGTGAACCCTGTATAACTGGAGGATAATACATATTCGAAAAATATGTGCAATATTTTGCGGATCTGTCTTCATCAGAGAAAAGGCTTCATACAAATACCTCAGAGTTGGTGGTGGGGCCAAGTTTTTGGAACATGACACAAAAACGGCAGGTTCAGGGGGCCAAAAGTcaaaagtgatgtcagaggtttAATGTCCGTCGATCATCCATTTTacaaagggaggaagagaaaaggcattaagcAACAACACCAGCCTCTGGTTTAGAGTACATTTGTCATGAGATTAGCCCTGAAATTGTCTCCCATACATAAATTACTGGTCAAAACGTTTAGAAAACctcaatttttccagtttttcttcagatatgaaatgcaatgaatgacctaaaatggtgaaaaggtaagcagcaaactgccagaggtttaaatttaaagtttcacttagcaaaaactgaaaaaaaggaaatatcagaaatgAGCCATCTTTAGGGAACAACTAGTAGGTTACAACCTAAAGATGttttgcagcaattaaagtaaatgaagccttgtaaGTGGAAGCAAACAATTAGCACatgtgtcccaacttctgttgattacttgaaAAGAAACATGCTATGTAacaacaccctctgaagtactacctGGACAATATTGTAGTGATGATGGcaagaaactggaagaaactctcaTATGAAAAGATCTGGCAACCCCATCAGAAGTCAGGTTTGTGAGGTTCACCGGCTGGCGTGATCACAAGGTTCTCACAGCACaagagcttcaagcacagcttaacagagCAGGTCGACAAAAGCAAATCTTAGTTTGTACTGtggaggagactttgtgctgcagacttgacagggcgagtggcagtaagaaagccattccttcaAGGACAAAACAGGGCCATGAAATATCGGCTGATGACTACTGCCGACTGGACAAAGTCTCCTCTGTATTAAAAAATTATACATTGAGCATTCAGTATAGGTTATCATGAAACCAAATCTCCCTGTTTTAGTACTAATCAGCCTAATATTCACCATAAAATCTCCTCGTCTCTTGTAGTTATAGTAATAGTTTATTATCTGTTATAGTTGCTCTGCTCAGATATAGTCCTGAGTTATTTCTCCAGATCTACCAACACTTCTAtccaaagtaaattatgttttctttataaaaaactaCTGCATATATAACTGGGCATGAGTGCAGCTCTCCTTTGcaataaagtgtttttatatgGTAGACAAGTTGACCAGCCGCTCTGCCTGATAGGTTATCATGAAACCAAATCTCTCTGTCTTAGTACGAATCAGCCCTAATATTCACCATTCTTGTCTCTTGTTCCATGTATACTGGTTAATTTGCAGCACTTTGCACCCTACTATCTTCCATTAAACAATATATTATAAACTTACAAGGCCAtctttgcatgtttgttacacagTTGAACTGAAAGATATCTCACTTTGGCACCGGCTGAATTAGGTTTCTATAAAGGTTATTGCTTACATGCATCCTCAAATATGAATAGGCTGCAAACATAATATACCATGATAGAGAAGATTGTAGTATCCATCCATCGTAGAGAATCTATTCAGGATCATATGACATATCTAAACATATCTAGTCATAGATGTAGTCATATCTAGGTTAAAtactacagtatttatttatataattaaggGTAAACATCATGGAGCAAATAGACTCTTTCATTCTGAACTGCTATCCACTGGCCTAATTTGTCTAAAGATGAATGGGAAAAGTTCTTTCAGCTCTTTACAAATATCTTTGGAGATTAATATGTAGAAGACTGGATCCAAGAGACTTGTAACATTGAGCAATGCAAATGTACATCTATAAGCATAAAACATTTTTGACTCATGTTGACATTTGTCAGATACGATTAATAATCCAACAAATCTGATTAAAGCTGTGGTACAAAAGGGcccataaaccaaaataaatattagCACTATCGTGATGAgaaggtattttattttcttcttgctTTCATCTGGAACTGATTGTAAATTTCTTAAGCTCTTTTCAATGCGAATGTAAATAAAGATGAGGAGTGCAAGAGGCAATGGGAACAAGAAAACGGACATACTCAGACACAAAATGGAGAACGTATTTGTTGCTGGataattttcaaagcagaggagATATTTTGAGTTTTCTCTTTTGAAATACCAGACAAGAAGACTGATTCCTGTGAACAGACCCCACAATGCCAAGCATAGAATACAGGCGTTAGACAGCCTCCGGAAATTCTTATACCATAAAGGATGAGCAACAGCTATATAACGTTCCACAGCAATCAGGCTTAGAAATCCAACGTTGCCTAAGAGACTTATGTACAGCAGCACACCAAAAATGTCACAAGTCACTTCATGAAAACGCCACACATGACCATTTTTGTAATAGTCAATCCACAGAGGCAGCGTGACTATCTGAAGGATATCTGTTAAAAGAAGGTTGATCACATATACCGGAAGAGAATCCTCTGCTTTAAGCAGTTTGTATAGGCCATAAAGTGCCAGACAGTTTGTGGGCAATGCCACGCAGAAGATGGCACCATAGAGACCAGGGAGAAGATCTCTTTGTGAGCTGAAGTCGATGTGACAGTTGTTCATGATCTGTGATCAGAACTGAACATTGGTGGTCTTCTTATTTATGTTCAGTCTTTGTCCTTGATCCAAACTTGATAAGACTGAGAGAGCTTTAAGGTGTTTAATGGCAGTTTAAGGATTTCAGAGGTGAGGATTACAGAGAATTCTAAACGTGCTTTACCTTTGCCATGTGGTGCTTATATTGATCAAGTGCTCACATCTCTTTTATAGCAAAAGCTGCACTGTCTGTGTattgtttgcacattctccatctATCAGTTTATGTCTTCTCCAGATATTACTGTTGCTCttctcatctgtaaaacatggaaGCACAACATCTCAAGGTGTTTTACAGAAGAAACATAATAAACTGTAAATGCAAGACCTTTCAATTATGCATTCTAATTTATGGGCCTATTAGTGCACAAGTAAATGTTAATGGTGGAGTAGATGACTAGTTGGCGGTCTGGTAGAATCACCAAAGAATGGATTTAGAATACAGTTAGAATCAAGCAGATTTATTGTAGATAGAAGACCTCAGTCATTCTTTATTGAATTAaaatcaagtaacattccatacaaagagGTCAGACAATACAATTTGCTGTGCTCCTTGGAGACTGTGAACCAAGGGTGCCGCTCGTAGTTTCTGGATTGAAAGAGGCAGACAAACCCTTTCCCCAGCTGGGACAGGCTTGCTAGCTTCACTGTTGGCTGACTTTTTCTCATGATGTCCTGCTTTTCTTGAAAAGTCCATCTTGAAAATGGTTTTGTAAGTATATCTGCGACAAATCAATTTCCTCTCCTCTGTCAGAACTTAGTGAGTTAAAAAAGTAGCCATCAAATCTACACGGAGATGTTTTAGCTCGAGCAGGTTGCTACACATCGCTCTCTGACCATCCAGTCACAGAACGTGAAAATGCTGACGTTATCGTATGCCTGCTAGATGTCCCCAGTGTCCCCAACTCGAAATCTGATTGGTTAAAGCAAAAGTTTCATTGTGGTCTGATTTAAGCTACAGGCACCTGCACTGTTGATTCTGAAGGCTCAAGGCAGATTTCTTTTACCTGGTAACACATGACAGCTGAAATATGATTGGATAAAAGATTTAGTATAAATATACACTAACTGAGAAAGGCTAGGACATGAAGAGAATAGACTATTGGGAATTATGTAATGCATATTCatggaaaaatatattaataaaaattttaagaaaataataaaataaaacataagtcgGTGATTTTGACTTGTGTTTAGGCCAGGAGAGAAGGCCTTGCTAGCCTTGATGGCCCACCACTGATTTATATTTACAGGGATGTCATGAATAAAGGACCCTGTGGAtgagtaaataaacatttaattagtATTAACTTTACACTGTTATCTGCAGGATTATAATTATTTACTACTAgacagtaacggcgcactgcatgataatgtgcagtgaatacacttgacttgaccatactcCGTTGACCCTTGACCTTTGTTGACCATATATATCtacaatgatttaagatataaagcagtaggggaagtgacgacccactgccgagagttgattcaacaatacaataatataacaattaaaaaatatatataataattccaaaacttttcacttttaatataaagctgtagtgcagagtttcagcatagtatatgtgtatcacatttcaggctacaggttatttgatttttgaccctgAACTCcctgggttgacctttgaccttggaggtcaatcatcaccctgaaggcaaatagtagacgtcacgtagtataagtgtaccaaatttcaggtcaataggtttgcgagctacaggtgatttaaaatcctggacagacaaacggacagccacgctagcatattatctatactaataaaatgcaaagccctcactgaacgactgactgactgactcactgactgacagactcactcgctgactcatcactaattctccaacttcccatgtaggtagaaggctgaaatttggcaggctcattccttacagcttacttacaaaagttgggcaggtttcatttcgaaattctacgcataatggtcataactagaagctatttttctccatttactgtaatggagttgagctcgaaagccgtgggggcagagtttcgtgtgacatcatcacacctctcacgtaatcacgcattacgtagaaaaccaggaagagctacaaaaagcgctgaagaaaacatgcattatataattaagaaggcagcgagtgacatataaaaccatattcagcggctcacgtgaactgatgcaatgcgcagacaaaaagcaacagttccaaagagtgctgaacaaaaaccgaattacactgctacactcaaatagacaaaccacacgccgtggcgcaatagtagagccttcgcctgtagcgccgaggtttgattcccgagagaggatgcactaagtatgtacgcgcgcttctcgattcattttagcctcgcatccccttggtttgagacgtatgaaaacatatgcggttaacgcagaaagacagatcaccaattgaagcttcatgaataatggatactttagtcgcgatcaatgattgttttgctaaagccatactcagtgtattcattagatgaacggtaaaaaagtaagagcgaggggagggtaacttattgaggcacgcaggctaaaaaccacaatagcacgcgggctcgatgtactgtagtgcgcgtcaactcaatctgaattgtgcgatcacattcaaaaaaatatatcttttcaagctctatttagtccatatgtgtcaaactcaaggcccacgggccacatctggcccggcgtgtaattatatccggcccgcgagatcattttatatactgtgatatgaagcgctggtaacacaataaactacagatcccataatgcagagcttcagctgccttgccgaacacttaccgcgttaatcaagtctagcttatgatgctgcaagttattgcgaagctagcccacgatGCCAAacagaaaaggtgattctcaacatagagcctttaaaaccgatgggaggctgagtatatgtttactgacattgctggtaaacctgtgtgtctcatttgtgaagCTAATGTGGcagtaattacagaatttaatctaagacggcactatgagaaaaacatcaggataacctgaaagacctgaatgcaatgcacaagatacagaaagcagaagagttaaagaagaatctgacacttcagcagacgtttttacccgtgaaaaatcacaaagtgatttcaagtgaagctgcttttatgggagacacaaatgcaccagtgcaacttgccccactttccctgttgccaagtaatgttgaaccaagtcggcacaacggtgttcccaaaatatgcactttgctgataaactgagcgcactgcgcactgagttcgcacggtgctttggtgactttgaagaacaaaaaaagaattctgagttatttcgcaacccatttgccgtcgatgtggaaactgcacctgtgcagattcagatggaggtgattgagctgaagtgtaatggcacactgaaggcaaagtacgatactgcacggcccgcacagtttattcactccattcccgcagaaatgctccagctccgtgtacatgcggctcgaaccttgcgcatgtttggtagcacatatctgtgtgagaagctcttctcagtgatgaagtgttatactacatgtttctttatgtcactatatctggacaatactgttatgagttttattcacatgtgcatgttaactgtggcacactggggctcagcagttagaagtgctagccaagcattggattagatagcctaagacaactggaggcttgtatagtcagcttaaacacaggttagggtatttctgtcctctatcagcacaaatcttctttccttattgggagaatgagaatcggcatgtaagcactatgatatttctgtattatgtggaagaggaattcagcccttgtttggagacagagaagaccagcaaatgaagcaagacattataaaaggtctggacagtggccagacccttcgaggctgtgttgacacaaagagttgtcgaaaaacctcccagcatggggacggagaaaatggctgactgtgttgatcctgatttcccacctggataaagtctgtccatatgcctccctgtctgtaaccgcgtaaaacgtcagtaaatgtaagctaaaagatattttgtctcatgtgattcttgtaccgccgtaatcactatgggagggatattgccttttctggtatattatgatattgtttaattatttaatatgccacaattttaaaagaacacatttccaagagagctaatgcctctgcaggaaacatgaagactaacaaaacagcacacaggagtcgcctcactgatgagcacctgcagtccatcctgagaatctccacaacacagaacctcacaccaaacagaaacgaacttgttgccaaaaaaagatgccaggcgtccagctctgataaaatgacataagagcaaagacaactgaatgatttgatttgttattgctgaaaagaacacattttatttatatttccaggttttgttatgcagcatgttcatatttgaatttgtataattttgacaggatatatttttatggagagaaaaatcttttgggatatttaaaatttaagttttttatataaaattacataagagtaaagaaatttgaatgtttgtttttaacgtttactttatttctaacttgtataatttagacaggatatatttttatggagagcaaaatattataagttatttaaggtttgagttgatttattccggaataatattctgttgactaaataaaaattccttctatttaaaatttaaatagaacttgaacagaaacgatagttcatactatccacgcagacttgcacgtaagagcgggagtcatccgttttaacaaacagagtattgcactgatacaaaatagcctgcccatttaattatttaggaatggataaataaattaagattttgtacaaataatgtttttcatttttcttccttcatggattctggcacccccagcaacagttgctcgcaccccaaagactgtatatatgtgtgtgtatatatatatatatatatatatatatatatatatatatatgtgtgtgtgtgtgtgtgtgtgtatatgtatatatgtagtgtcacacacgtgcgcatgggaggcagctaaagggcttgagtgaaggcagttcggaggcatgccgggtgtggcagagtgcactgactcttttctcccttgcctgtagaccatccccgggggatttcacctggatctcctgacatcacttccgggactgagccaatggaagtcggccacaccagctccagtccctctgatgtcacctccggctactgaaccaatggtggaagaccacgtgccagatccatacgacctcacttcctgtctccccctttaaaacctgccccttttcctttgtttcctcagtcttgtactggactctgttgaatgcacttcagtgctgattattttgtgaaaacgaccttttgcagccaggatactatattatacgggtggctgccccaactctttatctgtccatgtctcgttcttgtgacagtagATATGaggtttatgatcttggtatttcagaccacaaagtagtgtcaatggagctaccctttttctcccctcgtaccaaaccaaaacggcagattcattttagaaatttgaagaacatcaatgtggatgccttggccctggaccttaaacttctttctactgatcttaccagttccagctctgttgctgacctcgttgatctctacaaccagtctctgagcagtctccttgactttcatgcccctttaacatctaggtccgtctcattttcatGCTCAGCACCATGGTACACCTGCGAGCTGCGAAAAATAAAGGCGGCTGGGCATGTCCTTGAGCGACGGCTCaaggcttctgggttgactgttcacaaacaggcctataggAAACATAGGAGGGCGTATGCggaagctttgaaggttgcacggtccagattctattctaccatcattacaaatagctccagggatccaaaaaaacttttttctactataaatcatcttcttaaacctccttcatgtgctcattccgaggccactgatgagaggtgtaaTCTGCATATCAATTTTTTCAGACAACAGGTTTATAACATTCgcttaaacctctctaccatggaTTTTCTGTTATCCTCAACTGTCGACCcgctgcctgagactgtccagcccctttgctccttctctgttgccacacgggaagaggtggatgacgtcatcaggaaaatgaaacggtctaccagttccctggacccttttccctcagccttgctgaaggccaacatttctgctatttctacacttatcaccaggattataaaccaatcccttttggttggccatattccttcagcactaaaaactgctgtcatcagacctctactaaaaaaacccaccctggatactgaagttctgtctaactatagacccatctctaatcttccatttctttctaaagttctggaaaaaatagttgcagtacaacttcgtgatcatctcaaactgaataatctgtttgaaaagtttcagtctggttttcgccctggccatagcaccgaaacagccctggtcagggtcacaaatgaccttctgatgtcagcagatactggttctc encodes the following:
- the LOC120524172 gene encoding G-protein coupled receptor 4-like, giving the protein MNNCHIDFSSQRDLLPGLYGAIFCVALPTNCLALYGLYKLLKAEDSLPVYVINLLLTDILQIVTLPLWIDYYKNGHVWRFHEVTCDIFGVLLYISLLGNVGFLSLIAVERYIAVAHPLWYKNFRRLSNACILCLALWGLFTGISLLVWYFKRENSKYLLCFENYPATNTFSILCLSMSVFLFPLPLALLIFIYIRIEKSLRNLQSVPDESKKKIKYLLITIVLIFILVYGPFCTTALIRFVGLLIVSDKCQHESKMFYAYRCTFALLNVTSLLDPVFYILISKDICKELKELFPFIFRQIRPVDSSSE